From one Paenibacillus terrae HPL-003 genomic stretch:
- the citG gene encoding triphosphoribosyl-dephospho-CoA synthase CitG: protein MAISLGQQAVLALLTEVSASPKPGLVDRFNRGAHKDMDFFTFMSSAAALSGYFERCSKAGASLHGEDLRVLFANLRPLGQEAEQAMFAATGGVNTHKGLIFSLGIICAAAAYCCTTRASAGRLDEQIICETIAQMTKGLCASELASLKKSTGLTVGERLYREWGMTGIRGEVEAGFPTVRAYALPVYRELKSSQRYHVNDICVQTLLQLMAVNEDTNVVGRHDREMLTYVQQYAKQALEAGGILSERGAAMIHQMNDDFVQKNVSPGGSADLLAVTIMLENLCLAPPAI from the coding sequence ATGGCCATTTCTCTTGGTCAACAGGCTGTCCTTGCGCTGCTAACAGAGGTCTCCGCCAGCCCCAAGCCGGGACTGGTAGACCGGTTTAATCGTGGTGCTCACAAGGATATGGACTTCTTTACGTTTATGTCTAGTGCGGCTGCACTTTCCGGCTATTTTGAAAGATGTTCAAAAGCGGGAGCTTCCCTTCATGGAGAGGATCTTCGTGTACTATTTGCGAATCTACGTCCCTTGGGACAGGAAGCCGAACAGGCTATGTTTGCCGCAACAGGTGGAGTGAACACACATAAAGGTCTTATTTTTTCGCTAGGAATTATTTGTGCTGCTGCTGCGTATTGTTGTACGACACGAGCATCTGCTGGCAGGCTGGATGAACAAATCATTTGTGAGACCATTGCTCAGATGACCAAAGGTTTATGTGCGAGTGAGCTTGCGTCTCTGAAAAAATCAACAGGCTTAACGGTCGGCGAACGGTTGTATAGAGAGTGGGGCATGACGGGTATACGTGGTGAGGTGGAAGCAGGCTTTCCCACTGTGCGAGCGTATGCTCTGCCCGTCTATCGTGAGTTGAAGTCATCACAACGATATCATGTGAATGATATCTGTGTTCAAACCCTGCTACAATTGATGGCTGTCAACGAAGATACGAATGTCGTTGGTAGACACGATCGGGAGATGCTAACCTATGTCCAGCAATATGCCAAGCAGGCGCTAGAGGCGGGCGGTATCTTGTCAGAGAGAGGTGCCGCCATGATTCATCAAATGAACGATGATTTTGTGCAAAAAAATGTTAGTCCTGGTGGCTCCGCTGATTTACTGGCAGTCACAATCATGTTGGAAAATTTATGTCTAGCGCCACCTGCAATATAA
- the citX gene encoding citrate lyase holo-[acyl-carrier protein] synthase, producing the protein MYSYEVTLEEMLQARENRADKQRQLISRYAVPLISMTINIPGPQKSSPTSKYVFQEGYRILTSQLAVNQMTPLHSEAYDLQTGPEAYVAVQADSRILKKLVIAIEDGHPLGRLLDLDVIGPHGRAISRDELGLGGRKCLMCSQAAHGCGRSRAHALPELLEAIKALVDSYTRNQQVVKRA; encoded by the coding sequence ATGTATTCGTATGAGGTGACCCTTGAAGAAATGCTACAGGCACGTGAAAACCGGGCAGATAAACAAAGACAACTGATCAGCAGGTACGCGGTACCTCTGATCAGCATGACGATCAATATCCCGGGACCACAGAAGTCCTCTCCAACTAGTAAATACGTTTTTCAAGAAGGCTATCGTATCTTGACGAGTCAGCTGGCGGTGAACCAAATGACACCGCTGCACAGTGAAGCGTATGATCTGCAGACAGGCCCGGAAGCATATGTTGCCGTTCAGGCAGACTCACGAATATTGAAAAAGTTGGTCATTGCGATTGAAGATGGGCATCCACTAGGAAGATTACTGGATCTGGATGTGATTGGACCCCATGGAAGGGCAATCTCCAGAGATGAACTTGGCTTGGGCGGACGAAAATGTCTCATGTGCTCGCAGGCTGCGCATGGTTGTGGACGGAGTAGAGCACATGCACTTCCCGAATTGCTGGAAGCTATCAAAGCACTGGTGGACAGCTATACGCGAAACCAGCAAGTAGTCAAACGAGCATGA
- the citC gene encoding [citrate (pro-3S)-lyase] ligase: MMAMWMEHLREEILNPSSEDAQRKLRDFLKRQGLRIDDQMEYTMEIVDGSDIAATGSFSGSVLKCIAVDEAYKDQGLSAQIVSHLVNEEYRRGRAHLFIYTKPANKHIFKDLGFYPIVEESSKAVLLENRWDGVRQYQQELLQESGDLVPSAAIVMNCNPFTLGHLHLIEHAAAVWEKVHLFVVWEDRSIFPSDARYSLVEEGVRHLANVVLHKGKDYIISSATFPSYFLKNDEEAASTHISLDLKIFSQYIAPLLNIQKRYIGEEPSCVLTRRYNTIMKKLLPSVGIDVEEIPRLLWEGDAISASAVRKYIRLGQMDKVKQLVPDTTYQFLLSVEAEEIIRRIREMS, translated from the coding sequence ATGATGGCTATGTGGATGGAACATTTGCGTGAAGAGATTTTAAATCCAAGCTCTGAAGACGCTCAAAGAAAGCTTCGCGATTTCCTCAAGCGCCAAGGTCTTAGAATAGACGATCAAATGGAATATACGATGGAAATTGTAGATGGCAGCGACATTGCCGCTACGGGTTCCTTTTCAGGCAGTGTACTGAAGTGCATTGCTGTGGATGAAGCTTATAAAGACCAGGGGCTATCGGCACAAATCGTTAGCCATTTAGTAAATGAAGAATACAGGCGGGGAAGAGCTCACCTGTTTATTTATACAAAACCAGCAAATAAACACATTTTCAAGGATCTCGGCTTTTATCCAATCGTGGAGGAATCCTCCAAGGCTGTCTTGTTGGAAAACCGATGGGATGGTGTCAGGCAGTATCAGCAAGAGCTTTTGCAGGAATCGGGCGATCTCGTACCTTCGGCTGCGATTGTTATGAACTGTAATCCATTCACACTTGGACATTTGCACTTAATCGAGCATGCAGCGGCGGTTTGGGAAAAGGTACATCTTTTTGTAGTCTGGGAGGACCGATCCATTTTTCCATCAGATGCCAGATACAGTCTTGTGGAAGAAGGCGTGAGACATTTGGCCAATGTGGTCTTGCACAAAGGCAAAGACTATATCATCTCGAGCGCAACGTTTCCTTCTTACTTCCTCAAAAATGATGAAGAGGCAGCAAGTACGCATATATCACTAGATTTAAAAATATTTAGCCAGTATATAGCTCCGTTGCTAAATATTCAAAAACGATATATCGGTGAGGAGCCAAGCTGTGTCTTGACCCGCAGGTACAACACGATCATGAAAAAATTACTGCCTTCCGTTGGAATCGACGTAGAGGAAATACCGCGACTGCTATGGGAAGGGGACGCAATCAGCGCCTCTGCGGTCCGCAAATATATCCGTCTGGGGCAAATGGATAAAGTGAAGCAGCTTGTACCGGACACGACCTATCAGTTTTTATTGTCAGTGGAAGCTGAAGAAATCATCAGGCGTATCAGGGAGATGTCATGA
- a CDS encoding NAD(P)-dependent malic enzyme, translated as MSIKEAALQAHRVRNGKLEITGTVPVVSKEDLAIAYTPGVAEPCKEIAKDKSKAYEYTIKGSTVAILTNGTAVLGLGDIGPEAGLPVIEGKALLLKEFGGVNAYPICIDSTDPDEFVRTVEVIAPGFGGIHLEDIKAPECFYIEDKLKEKLNIPVYHDDQHGTAVAVLAGLCNALKLVGKKMEDVRILINGAGASGIATAKLLLAAGANRMVLCDINGALVEGDTSLNEPQQQIAKLTNRDKETGSLAEVIKGKDIFIGLSVADVMTKEMVQTMSNESIIFALANPIPEILPEEAHKGGARIVATGRSDFHNQINNLLAFPGIFRGAFDAKATDITMEMKLAAATSIADLVTDEELDDTYIVPDAIDKRVSAAVSKAVKIVAEQSGVVRK; from the coding sequence ATGAGTATAAAAGAAGCCGCCTTACAGGCACACCGCGTAAGAAATGGTAAGCTGGAGATTACAGGGACAGTACCGGTCGTTAGTAAAGAGGATTTAGCGATAGCTTATACACCTGGCGTTGCCGAGCCATGCAAGGAAATCGCTAAAGATAAGAGCAAAGCCTATGAATACACGATTAAAGGGAGCACCGTGGCGATTCTGACGAATGGGACAGCCGTGCTGGGTCTGGGGGATATTGGCCCTGAGGCAGGGCTGCCTGTCATTGAGGGCAAGGCCTTGTTGCTCAAAGAATTTGGCGGGGTGAATGCGTACCCTATCTGTATCGACAGCACTGATCCAGACGAGTTTGTGCGCACGGTTGAAGTGATCGCTCCAGGCTTTGGAGGCATTCATCTTGAAGACATCAAGGCGCCAGAATGCTTCTATATTGAAGACAAATTAAAAGAAAAACTGAACATTCCGGTTTATCATGATGATCAGCATGGAACGGCAGTTGCTGTGCTTGCAGGGTTATGTAATGCCTTGAAACTTGTGGGCAAAAAAATGGAGGATGTGCGCATCCTCATCAATGGAGCAGGAGCTTCGGGTATTGCCACCGCCAAGCTATTGCTTGCTGCAGGAGCGAACCGCATGGTTCTATGCGATATCAATGGTGCCTTGGTCGAAGGCGACACCTCTCTCAATGAACCTCAGCAGCAAATCGCCAAGCTGACGAATCGTGATAAAGAAACAGGCAGCCTTGCAGAAGTCATCAAAGGTAAGGACATCTTTATCGGCTTATCGGTTGCAGATGTGATGACCAAAGAAATGGTGCAAACCATGAGCAATGAAAGCATCATTTTTGCCCTTGCCAATCCAATTCCAGAAATTTTGCCGGAGGAAGCACACAAAGGCGGAGCAAGAATTGTAGCGACCGGCAGATCGGATTTTCACAACCAAATCAATAACCTGCTGGCATTCCCCGGTATTTTCAGAGGCGCGTTTGATGCCAAAGCCACGGACATCACGATGGAAATGAAATTAGCGGCAGCCACAAGCATTGCAGATCTGGTAACAGACGAGGAGCTTGATGATACCTATATCGTTCCAGATGCGATTGACAAAAGAGTAAGTGCAGCAGTTAGTAAAGCAGTAAAAATCGTCGCAGAACAAAGCGGCGTTGTAAGAAAATAA
- the citF gene encoding citrate lyase subunit alpha produces the protein MLNGAGREIPLAIEGLDGITPFDRKSTYGQFKNTERLKDRQQNPAKNKIMDSMEKAIEATGLRNGMTISFHHHFRNGDFILNMVMDQIAKMGIRDLVLAASSLTDIHAPLVEHVRNGVIRRIETSGLRGELAQAYSYGWFDIPVTINSHGGRARAIASGECPIDVAFLGAPSCDAYGNANGTSSVNEAPSACGSLGYAMVDAQYARNVVIITDNLVSYPNTPFAIPETQVDYVVVVDRIGDQKGIVSGATRYTKNPKELLIAKNAADVIEASGYFVDGFSLQTGSGGAALATTRFLREKMLAANIKASFALGGITQQIVDLHEEGLIEKLLDVQSFDLRAVESLRKNKFHQQISAEYYASPENIGCAAHQLDVVVLSALEIDLNFNVNVITGSDGVIRGASGGHCDTAAGAAVSIIVAPLIRGRMPAILDRVNTIITPGHTVDVLVTDQGIAVNPLRQDLLAGFKAAKLPVFTIEELQEKATRIVGKPEPIQWEDKIVGVIKYRDGSVIDVIRQVKQGR, from the coding sequence ATGCTAAACGGTGCTGGGAGAGAAATTCCTCTAGCTATTGAGGGACTTGATGGGATAACTCCCTTTGATCGCAAATCGACTTACGGGCAATTTAAAAATACAGAGCGGTTAAAAGACCGCCAGCAAAATCCTGCCAAAAACAAAATCATGGATTCGATGGAGAAAGCCATTGAAGCTACAGGCTTGCGTAATGGGATGACGATCTCGTTCCACCACCATTTCCGCAACGGGGACTTTATCTTGAATATGGTTATGGATCAAATCGCCAAAATGGGTATTCGTGATCTCGTCCTGGCAGCCAGTTCCTTGACGGATATTCATGCGCCGTTGGTAGAGCATGTGCGAAACGGTGTCATCCGCAGAATCGAGACCAGTGGCCTTAGAGGCGAGCTGGCTCAGGCATATTCCTACGGATGGTTTGATATTCCGGTGACAATTAACTCTCACGGAGGTCGCGCAAGAGCGATTGCATCAGGGGAATGCCCGATTGACGTAGCCTTTTTGGGTGCTCCTTCTTGTGATGCATACGGCAATGCAAACGGAACTTCCAGCGTAAACGAAGCTCCATCGGCATGCGGCTCCCTGGGTTATGCCATGGTAGATGCACAGTATGCGCGCAATGTTGTGATAATCACGGACAATTTGGTCTCCTATCCGAACACTCCATTCGCCATTCCTGAAACCCAGGTGGATTATGTGGTCGTCGTGGATCGCATCGGTGATCAGAAAGGGATTGTCTCAGGGGCTACCCGTTACACGAAGAATCCGAAGGAACTGTTAATTGCCAAAAACGCGGCAGATGTGATTGAAGCATCCGGATATTTCGTGGATGGATTCTCATTGCAAACCGGCTCCGGGGGTGCTGCGCTTGCAACGACCAGATTTCTGCGGGAAAAAATGCTTGCCGCCAATATCAAAGCAAGCTTTGCGCTGGGGGGTATTACCCAACAAATCGTTGACCTGCATGAAGAAGGATTGATTGAAAAGCTTTTGGACGTGCAGAGCTTCGACCTGCGTGCCGTAGAATCGCTGAGAAAGAACAAATTCCATCAACAAATTAGTGCGGAATATTATGCAAGCCCTGAAAATATAGGCTGCGCTGCTCACCAACTGGATGTTGTTGTGTTGAGTGCGCTGGAGATTGATCTGAATTTTAATGTGAACGTAATTACCGGGTCCGATGGGGTCATCCGTGGAGCTTCCGGCGGACACTGCGACACTGCCGCAGGCGCTGCAGTATCCATCATCGTCGCTCCGCTGATTCGCGGAAGAATGCCTGCCATTCTTGATCGTGTAAATACCATTATCACACCAGGTCATACGGTTGACGTACTGGTTACCGATCAGGGCATCGCTGTGAACCCTCTCCGCCAGGATCTCCTGGCTGGCTTCAAAGCCGCCAAGCTACCTGTCTTCACGATCGAAGAGTTGCAAGAGAAGGCTACGCGGATTGTCGGCAAACCAGAGCCGATTCAATGGGAAGATAAAATTGTGGGTGTGATCAAATATCGTGATGGTTCCGTAATTGATGTCATTCGTCAAGTGAAACAAGGACGCTAA
- the citE gene encoding citrate (pro-3S)-lyase subunit beta, producing the protein MQKLRRTMLYVPGNNPGMIRDAHIYGADSIMIDLEDSVSLYEKDAARLLVYQALKTFDFGGIEVLVRVNPLNTPYGRDDFEAIVRAQPTAIRLPKTETADDVIEADELITEIEQKIGMEHGTIKLFAAVESGKGALNAAQIAVASKRLIGIAIGAEDFVTDLKTTRSPEGIELLTARSLILFAARAAGIAAVDTVYSDVNNEEGFASEVKLIKQLGFDGKSIINPRQIEIVNRIYTPTEAEIKKSKRIIEASLEAEAKGSGVISLDGKMIDRPIVERARRILDLAEAAKINVE; encoded by the coding sequence ATGCAGAAGCTGAGAAGGACCATGTTGTATGTTCCAGGGAATAACCCAGGGATGATCCGGGACGCTCATATCTATGGGGCAGATTCGATTATGATCGACCTTGAGGATTCCGTTTCCCTATACGAAAAAGATGCGGCACGTTTGCTGGTGTACCAGGCGCTGAAAACCTTTGATTTCGGGGGCATCGAGGTGCTGGTCAGGGTCAACCCACTCAATACGCCGTATGGCAGAGACGATTTTGAAGCGATTGTACGAGCGCAGCCAACTGCCATTCGATTGCCGAAAACGGAGACCGCCGATGACGTGATTGAGGCGGATGAATTGATTACCGAAATTGAACAAAAGATCGGCATGGAGCATGGGACAATCAAGCTTTTTGCAGCGGTTGAGAGTGGCAAGGGCGCATTGAATGCGGCGCAAATTGCAGTTGCCAGCAAGCGGCTGATCGGCATCGCCATTGGAGCGGAGGATTTTGTCACAGACCTGAAGACAACGCGCTCGCCAGAAGGCATTGAGCTATTGACAGCACGAAGCCTTATATTATTTGCGGCAAGAGCTGCTGGCATTGCTGCTGTCGATACAGTCTACTCGGATGTAAATAATGAGGAAGGCTTTGCGAGCGAGGTGAAGCTGATCAAACAGCTGGGCTTTGATGGCAAATCCATTATTAACCCACGTCAGATCGAGATTGTAAACCGCATCTATACGCCAACAGAAGCAGAGATCAAAAAATCAAAGCGGATCATTGAAGCCAGTCTCGAAGCGGAGGCCAAAGGCTCAGGTGTGATCAGTCTCGACGGTAAAATGATTGACCGTCCGATTGTAGAACGTGCACGTAGAATACTTGACCTGGCGGAAGCGGCAAAAATAAACGTAGAGTAA
- the citD gene encoding citrate lyase acyl carrier protein, with translation MIIQQVGMAGTLESSDITISIEPNGTKGIEIELKSTVENQFGNQIRKVILETLQGMGIEHAYVRANDKGALDCAIKARVMTAVSRVVDGDCRPWEAE, from the coding sequence TTGATTATTCAGCAAGTAGGCATGGCCGGTACACTGGAATCAAGCGATATTACGATTTCCATCGAGCCGAACGGGACGAAAGGTATTGAAATCGAGTTGAAAAGTACCGTAGAGAATCAGTTCGGGAACCAGATTCGCAAAGTGATTCTCGAAACATTACAAGGAATGGGCATTGAACATGCATATGTCCGCGCGAATGATAAAGGCGCACTGGATTGCGCCATTAAGGCTAGAGTAATGACAGCCGTAAGCAGAGTGGTCGACGGCGACTGCCGACCATGGGAGGCGGAATAG
- a CDS encoding sensor histidine kinase, producing MRFQREILFHYRSHFSFITMLALPISFLVLLWMAYGSYMDGERTVIEQQQEQLLTIAKLNSTSIESFFDEQMHTLQILAGNRQMSLAIANKNETVIDENLSAYYTAKKDSIYRISQVNLEGRVVHTLPKRNRTDAMKAYELIKDDIQRVLREKKPFIASAKLEKQGHYIVHLFQPVYLDGKFQGALISVVNLNAVYEKLLKPIRVGTKGYIHVKDQQGHYLMHPSEENIGLSLSAMKAKYPGLDYRDLEKLFKMQLTQEQGSAFYHSYWWGDKFYTKTKKIEAFSRVHLGDSFWVVAAAMNYDDVREPIAQNRIKTIEIFSMIVLTLACAVYIIMRTKKNKEALEYETRYLRELNNKNELLRKKDLQLQHSQKLQLIGTLSGEIAHDFNNFLTPIRGYAEIMLSSIDPTEEIYDYVSEIYDASEKARVIIEEILLLSRLESGKVKKNAPVKVEEQVEEALGLIKSFLSPKVSAVFNKRVDSAVIFANKVQIHQVIMNLCNNAYQAMKTAGGELKIILDTIPLQEVKKIRENVLEVSDYVTLSVSDTGRGMSDDTLQKIFDPFFTTKPAGEGTGLGLYIVQSILEKHQGFITVDSELGKGSAFTVYLPKTEFVAKETEINMNPVFTEQKRILLVDDKQRVLKAMRRGLESYGFYVETESDSVEALQRFEKSPNHYDLVITDQAMPYLTGTELAERIKVINPSMKIILITGYVEDHVVAYKERLIIDEYMCKPVAGSDMAQMIYKVLQS from the coding sequence ATGAGATTTCAACGAGAGATACTGTTTCATTATCGAAGCCATTTTTCATTCATCACGATGCTAGCGCTTCCGATTTCTTTTCTAGTTCTGCTGTGGATGGCCTACGGCTCGTATATGGACGGAGAACGTACCGTAATTGAACAGCAGCAGGAACAATTGCTAACGATTGCCAAGCTAAACAGCACGTCTATTGAATCATTTTTCGACGAACAGATGCACACGCTGCAAATATTGGCAGGCAACCGGCAGATGTCGCTCGCTATAGCAAATAAGAATGAAACTGTGATTGACGAAAACCTATCTGCTTATTATACCGCCAAAAAAGATAGCATTTATCGGATTAGCCAGGTGAATCTGGAAGGGAGAGTGGTACACACTTTACCCAAGCGCAATCGTACGGATGCGATGAAAGCCTATGAATTAATCAAGGATGATATTCAAAGGGTGCTGCGAGAAAAAAAACCGTTCATCGCAAGTGCCAAGCTGGAGAAGCAAGGCCACTATATTGTGCATCTGTTCCAGCCTGTTTATCTCGATGGGAAATTTCAAGGCGCGCTCATCAGTGTGGTAAATCTGAACGCTGTGTATGAGAAGCTGTTGAAGCCGATTCGCGTGGGGACCAAAGGTTATATCCACGTCAAGGATCAGCAAGGCCACTATCTCATGCACCCAAGCGAAGAAAATATCGGGTTATCGCTATCAGCGATGAAAGCCAAATACCCGGGGCTTGATTACCGCGACCTGGAGAAACTGTTCAAAATGCAGCTTACTCAGGAACAAGGCTCAGCTTTCTACCATTCGTACTGGTGGGGCGACAAATTCTATACCAAGACGAAAAAGATTGAGGCATTTTCCCGTGTTCATCTCGGTGACTCGTTTTGGGTGGTTGCCGCCGCCATGAACTACGATGATGTCAGAGAGCCGATTGCACAGAATCGAATTAAAACCATTGAGATTTTTTCAATGATCGTCCTGACGCTGGCTTGTGCCGTTTATATCATCATGAGGACGAAGAAAAATAAAGAGGCTCTGGAATACGAGACGAGGTATTTGCGGGAACTGAATAACAAAAACGAGCTGCTGAGAAAAAAGGATCTACAATTACAGCACTCGCAGAAGCTACAGTTGATTGGCACGCTATCAGGGGAAATCGCCCATGATTTCAATAATTTTCTGACTCCTATCAGAGGCTATGCAGAAATCATGCTTAGCAGTATAGATCCTACTGAAGAAATTTATGATTATGTCAGTGAGATTTATGATGCTTCCGAGAAAGCAAGAGTGATCATCGAGGAAATCCTGCTATTGAGCCGGCTGGAGAGTGGAAAGGTCAAGAAAAACGCTCCGGTCAAAGTTGAAGAGCAGGTCGAAGAGGCACTGGGACTCATAAAATCCTTCCTCTCGCCCAAAGTGAGTGCTGTGTTCAATAAACGGGTAGATTCAGCCGTTATTTTTGCAAATAAAGTACAGATCCATCAAGTCATTATGAATCTGTGCAACAATGCCTATCAAGCAATGAAAACTGCCGGTGGCGAACTAAAAATCATATTGGATACCATTCCCTTGCAAGAGGTAAAAAAAATCCGCGAGAACGTCCTGGAAGTCAGCGATTACGTTACTTTATCTGTCTCGGATACGGGTAGAGGGATGAGTGACGACACCTTGCAGAAAATCTTTGATCCTTTTTTCACAACCAAACCGGCAGGAGAGGGTACGGGGCTTGGATTGTATATCGTCCAAAGCATTCTCGAAAAACATCAAGGATTTATTACCGTGGATTCGGAGCTGGGCAAGGGGAGTGCGTTTACGGTGTATCTGCCGAAAACGGAGTTTGTAGCAAAAGAGACAGAGATCAATATGAACCCTGTGTTTACGGAACAAAAGCGCATTCTTTTGGTCGATGATAAACAGCGCGTATTGAAAGCGATGAGAAGAGGACTGGAATCGTATGGTTTCTATGTTGAGACAGAATCAGACAGTGTGGAAGCATTGCAGCGGTTTGAAAAGTCTCCAAACCATTACGATCTGGTCATTACGGATCAGGCAATGCCTTATCTGACTGGTACGGAATTGGCTGAACGTATCAAGGTAATCAACCCAAGTATGAAGATCATCCTGATTACCGGTTATGTCGAGGATCATGTGGTGGCATACAAGGAGAGATTGATCATTGATGAATACATGTGTAAGCCTGTAGCAGGTTCAGATATGGCACAAATGATTTATAAGGTTCTGCAATCCTGA
- a CDS encoding 2-hydroxycarboxylate transporter family protein — MVTNHLQEAAELKLQPRTESKWQKVLNYKIGGVIPAGLYIPFMAVIYLLMNSGKLDSDMPGAVSVMVLYGFILAEIGKRIPILKDIGGAAIMATFVPSYMVYAHLLPQSAIDSVTVFMDNTNFLYVYIAIVIAGSILGMNRELMIKAVVRLAVPLTIGSILGTGVGLLTGVALGIPAYDTLFYILVPIMAGGVGEGAIPLSIGYAQILGSTQGEQFAMVIPAVMLGSLCAIILSGLLKKLGDRKPELTGNGTLLKTGDSDVLGLAEDKNKKPLDLYQMAAGAILAIAFFMVGTLAAELVGLPGPIVMLFAAFLAKYFGWLPKFLEDGAQQMQRFFVIAVTYPLLLAVGVAKTPWEALISVISPAYFITIFVTVLTVVASGYFAGKWMKMYPVEAAIITSTRCSQGGTGDVAILSAADRMVLMPFAQVSTRLGGAATVTLAIFLLRYLTH; from the coding sequence GTGGTTACTAATCATCTACAAGAAGCCGCAGAGCTTAAGCTACAGCCACGAACAGAGTCCAAATGGCAAAAGGTGTTGAATTACAAGATTGGAGGGGTCATTCCTGCAGGTCTTTACATCCCGTTTATGGCTGTTATCTACTTGCTGATGAACTCTGGAAAGCTCGATAGTGATATGCCTGGGGCTGTATCTGTCATGGTGTTGTATGGCTTTATTCTGGCGGAAATCGGAAAGCGAATTCCGATTCTGAAGGATATCGGTGGTGCTGCCATTATGGCAACGTTTGTTCCATCTTACATGGTGTATGCTCATCTTCTCCCGCAGTCAGCAATTGATTCCGTTACTGTCTTTATGGATAATACCAATTTCCTGTATGTGTACATCGCAATTGTTATCGCTGGCAGTATCCTTGGCATGAACCGGGAACTCATGATAAAAGCGGTCGTGAGATTGGCTGTCCCTTTGACGATCGGCTCCATTCTCGGAACAGGCGTCGGTTTGCTTACCGGTGTGGCTTTGGGAATCCCTGCGTATGATACCTTGTTTTACATCCTTGTTCCTATCATGGCAGGAGGCGTTGGTGAAGGGGCGATTCCACTCTCTATCGGCTACGCCCAAATTTTAGGTTCAACCCAAGGTGAACAATTTGCCATGGTTATTCCTGCGGTCATGTTGGGTAGCTTGTGTGCTATTATCCTGTCCGGCTTGTTGAAAAAACTGGGGGATAGAAAACCAGAACTTACCGGTAACGGCACGCTGCTCAAAACAGGGGATAGCGATGTTTTGGGACTTGCAGAGGATAAAAACAAAAAACCGCTTGATCTATATCAAATGGCAGCCGGAGCCATTTTAGCTATCGCATTCTTCATGGTAGGAACCTTAGCCGCTGAGTTAGTTGGCCTGCCTGGTCCGATCGTAATGCTCTTTGCGGCATTCCTGGCCAAATATTTTGGCTGGTTGCCTAAATTCCTTGAAGACGGAGCGCAACAGATGCAACGTTTCTTTGTGATCGCCGTAACGTACCCGCTCCTGCTTGCGGTAGGTGTCGCTAAAACACCATGGGAGGCACTGATTTCTGTAATTAGCCCTGCTTATTTCATCACCATTTTTGTAACTGTATTGACCGTGGTTGCGAGTGGATATTTTGCGGGTAAATGGATGAAAATGTATCCGGTTGAAGCTGCGATTATTACTTCTACCCGATGCAGCCAAGGCGGAACAGGGGATGTTGCGATTCTCTCTGCAGCCGATAGAATGGTACTCATGCCATTTGCCCAGGTATCTACACGTCTCGGTGGTGCAGCAACGGTAACACTTGCTATTTTCCTGCTGCGATACCTTACACATTAA
- a CDS encoding response regulator transcription factor, with amino-acid sequence MSKPRVLVVDDENAIRKLIKTVLEADGMVVLQAENGMEAMRMISEEPFDLVLLDIMMENVDGYDVLGQTRNMGIHTPIIFLSGKKEDTDQIIGLGLGADAYVTKPFSPPVLCAQVKNQIKRYRQFQESKQQALHIALGPFLFNHHTYTFQKNNQEIALSSKELQLMKFFMEHPNQVFSKEQLYQNIWKDTVVDNNTIMVYIRHLRTKIEENPTNPKYIKTVWGIGYRFSVER; translated from the coding sequence ATGAGCAAACCGAGAGTATTGGTCGTTGATGATGAAAACGCTATCAGAAAATTGATTAAAACGGTTCTTGAAGCCGATGGAATGGTTGTGCTTCAGGCTGAAAACGGCATGGAAGCCATGCGGATGATTAGCGAGGAGCCATTCGATCTCGTCCTCCTGGACATTATGATGGAAAATGTTGATGGCTATGATGTGCTTGGTCAAACGCGCAATATGGGCATCCATACGCCAATCATTTTTCTGAGCGGGAAAAAAGAAGACACAGATCAGATCATTGGACTTGGACTTGGGGCAGATGCCTATGTTACCAAGCCATTTAGTCCTCCTGTGCTTTGTGCTCAGGTAAAGAACCAGATTAAAAGATATCGCCAGTTTCAGGAATCAAAACAACAAGCCTTACACATTGCGTTGGGACCATTTCTATTCAATCATCATACCTATACGTTTCAAAAAAATAATCAGGAAATCGCGTTGTCATCAAAAGAATTACAACTCATGAAATTTTTTATGGAGCACCCCAATCAGGTCTTCTCGAAAGAACAGCTATATCAAAACATCTGGAAAGATACGGTTGTCGATAATAATACGATTATGGTCTATATCAGACACCTGCGGACCAAAATTGAGGAAAATCCCACGAATCCGAAATATATCAAAACCGTCTGGGGAATCGGGTATCGTTTTTCCGTTGAAAGATAG